One region of Limnospira fusiformis SAG 85.79 genomic DNA includes:
- a CDS encoding phosphomannose isomerase type II C-terminal cupin domain: MGKAKTDKPTETQTPIMTRTPPWGKVMLLEQGERYRINRIVINPGYHISTQMHYHRSEHWIVVAGTAKVKCGDEEIILTAKQSTYVPMNTPHRVDNPGVIPLVMIEVQNGEYLGEDDIIRFPEVDENIDQSDISR; encoded by the coding sequence ATGGGAAAAGCCAAAACGGACAAACCAACAGAAACTCAAACACCGATAATGACCCGGACACCCCCCTGGGGTAAGGTAATGTTGTTAGAACAGGGGGAACGTTATCGGATCAATCGGATTGTGATTAATCCGGGGTATCATATCAGTACCCAAATGCACTATCATCGTAGTGAACACTGGATTGTAGTGGCGGGAACAGCGAAGGTGAAATGTGGTGATGAAGAAATTATCCTCACGGCGAAGCAGTCTACATACGTCCCGATGAATACCCCCCACCGGGTAGATAATCCGGGAGTGATTCCCCTAGTAATGATTGAAGTACAGAATGGGGAATATTTGGGAGAGGACGACATTATCAGGTTTCCGGAAGTTGATGAGAATATCGATCAATCGGATATTTCCCGTTAA
- a CDS encoding cation diffusion facilitator family transporter, which translates to MSVDHRSQVRRVLIITLALNLLVIGIKVALGVITGSLSLLADAVHSVTDAANNVLGLVANHFASPHPDREHPYGHQKFDAVGALGIAAFLGIACFEILTRAVERLLDSENDPVIVSVEHLWILLVVLGINIFIAYYERRVGKRLGSAFLVADAKHTMSDIWTTIVVIAGLIGVWQGNAWGLPQLQFLDVVLAFPVAILVFRSGWEVISDNLPWLVDRMVIAPEQIKLIAMSVPGVVNCHAIASRGIIGRQVFIEMHMVVRAKDVETAHDITEAVEAQLEKRYGPARILIHVEPPEYKSDVITYEERSPTEDQDDN; encoded by the coding sequence ATGAGTGTGGATCACCGTTCCCAAGTGCGCCGGGTTCTGATTATCACCTTGGCTTTGAATTTATTAGTAATCGGGATTAAGGTAGCCCTAGGGGTGATCACTGGGTCTTTGAGTTTGTTGGCTGATGCTGTGCATAGTGTCACCGACGCGGCGAATAATGTGCTAGGATTGGTTGCTAATCATTTTGCTTCCCCACATCCCGATCGCGAACATCCCTACGGACACCAAAAATTTGATGCGGTGGGTGCTTTGGGAATTGCCGCTTTTTTGGGAATTGCCTGTTTTGAAATCCTCACCCGTGCTGTGGAACGTCTGCTAGACAGTGAAAATGACCCCGTGATCGTCTCTGTTGAACATTTATGGATTTTGTTGGTGGTCTTGGGTATTAATATTTTTATCGCTTATTATGAGCGGCGGGTGGGTAAGCGTCTAGGAAGTGCTTTCCTCGTGGCGGACGCTAAACATACTATGAGTGATATTTGGACGACAATTGTGGTGATCGCCGGATTAATTGGGGTGTGGCAGGGTAATGCTTGGGGTTTACCACAATTACAATTTTTGGATGTGGTGTTAGCGTTTCCGGTCGCTATTTTGGTGTTTCGCAGCGGGTGGGAGGTGATTAGCGATAATTTACCTTGGTTGGTGGATAGAATGGTGATCGCACCTGAACAAATTAAGCTGATTGCTATGTCTGTTCCCGGTGTCGTTAATTGTCATGCGATCGCCTCTCGCGGTATCATCGGACGGCAGGTTTTTATCGAAATGCACATGGTTGTCCGGGCTAAGGATGTAGAAACAGCCCATGACATTACTGAAGCCGTCGAAGCACAATTAGAAAAGCGCTATGGTCCGGCTCGTATTTTAATTCATGTGGAACCACCCGAATATAAATCAGATGTGATTACCTACGAGGAGCGATCGCCGACAGAGGACCAAGACGATAATTAA
- a CDS encoding GumC family protein, with protein MTYNTHLDDDEGGLDLGRLLGAVRRKLLLISGVTIVVAGAAVYKAITDTPIYQAELEILTQPVAISTQVISSANPQTLSHREEIVAVTLDAVQLKLLTSPRVIVPIVEELQSQYPGITYKFIASNLRIKPTPENILIVGYQHPNKNLVKSVLDLVSQAFLNYSLETRQQDILKGIEFVGEQIPQLQQRVDNQQERLQTLRQTNNLLNPETEGSKLSTQVTSIEQQLLENQLQLGQAKALYANLQRELANQSPEYAVASVLMESPRYQEIMNQLRAIDNQIAKESVLYLEESPEISILQEQRESLLPLLQRETNRVSQEWASKIQDLEERNLILQDTIDRINAEVKQLSVVSREYTDIQRELLIATDNLNQFLAKREAFKIDMAQRDAPWELLTPPGEPKPSSASLKKNLVLGTALGLLLGLGLALLVDQLSNMIYTVKEVKEATRLPILGVIPFDRHLKSTVSQNINPDGYALENSEDLDLGVGSSNQSQGNVMSAFYESFRSLYTSIRLLSPDQQIRSMVISSSVPGEGKSTTAIYLALAAAEQGRKVLLVDSDLRCPSLHQQLGLINMQGLTDLISSDALDIDIERVIQPYFLESNLFVLTSGSTPPDPIRILSSHRMINLIRKLEQDFDLVIYDAPPMLGLADANLLASETSGMVLVASLGRINRSVLENAIAQLKEHPNMSAPILGVVANRSPEVPLSSYSYSFSNPQFRQNPRNWTPQKVNSSSSIVGTVPRTNARKS; from the coding sequence ATGACTTACAATACTCACCTTGATGATGATGAAGGCGGCTTAGACTTGGGGCGGCTGTTGGGGGCTGTTCGTCGGAAACTTTTACTGATTAGTGGAGTGACAATTGTGGTAGCTGGGGCGGCTGTCTACAAGGCTATTACTGATACACCCATCTATCAAGCTGAGTTGGAAATATTAACTCAGCCAGTCGCTATTTCTACTCAGGTAATTTCCTCTGCTAATCCCCAAACTCTTAGTCATCGAGAAGAAATCGTAGCTGTGACCCTGGACGCAGTACAACTTAAACTACTGACTAGCCCCAGGGTTATTGTTCCGATTGTAGAGGAACTTCAGTCTCAATATCCGGGTATTACTTATAAATTTATTGCCAGTAATCTGAGAATCAAGCCGACTCCTGAAAATATTTTAATAGTAGGATATCAGCACCCTAATAAAAATTTGGTTAAGTCGGTTTTAGATTTGGTTTCACAAGCATTTTTAAACTATAGCTTAGAAACCAGACAACAAGATATTCTCAAAGGTATTGAGTTTGTGGGTGAGCAAATACCACAATTACAACAAAGAGTTGATAATCAGCAAGAAAGACTACAGACTCTCCGCCAAACCAATAATCTGTTAAACCCGGAAACTGAGGGTAGTAAACTCTCAACTCAGGTAACGTCAATTGAACAACAACTTTTAGAAAATCAGCTGCAACTGGGTCAAGCTAAAGCCTTGTATGCGAACCTACAAAGGGAACTCGCTAATCAATCCCCGGAATATGCGGTGGCTTCTGTACTGATGGAAAGTCCCCGTTATCAAGAAATTATGAATCAACTGCGGGCTATAGATAATCAGATAGCTAAAGAGTCGGTTCTTTATTTAGAAGAAAGTCCAGAAATCAGCATTCTGCAAGAACAACGGGAAAGTTTATTGCCACTTTTACAAAGAGAAACCAACCGAGTTAGTCAAGAGTGGGCTAGTAAAATTCAAGACCTAGAAGAACGAAATCTGATTCTGCAAGATACCATAGATAGGATTAATGCAGAAGTTAAACAGCTTTCGGTAGTGAGTCGAGAATATACGGATATTCAGCGAGAGTTATTGATTGCTACGGATAACTTAAATCAGTTTTTGGCAAAACGGGAGGCTTTTAAAATTGATATGGCTCAAAGGGATGCTCCCTGGGAGTTATTAACTCCTCCGGGTGAACCTAAACCCTCTTCTGCAAGTCTCAAGAAAAATTTAGTTTTAGGGACGGCTTTGGGTTTGCTATTAGGATTAGGTTTGGCGCTGTTGGTAGACCAACTTAGCAATATGATTTACACGGTTAAGGAGGTTAAGGAGGCGACAAGGTTACCGATTTTGGGAGTTATTCCGTTTGACCGCCATTTGAAGTCTACAGTTTCACAGAATATTAATCCCGATGGTTATGCACTAGAAAATAGCGAAGATTTGGATTTGGGAGTTGGGTCAAGTAATCAGTCACAAGGAAATGTCATGTCGGCATTTTATGAGTCGTTTAGAAGCCTTTATACTAGCATTCGGCTGTTGAGTCCAGATCAACAAATTCGGTCTATGGTGATTAGTTCTTCTGTCCCTGGGGAAGGTAAATCTACAACTGCTATTTATCTGGCTTTGGCGGCGGCGGAACAAGGTAGAAAGGTGCTTTTGGTAGATAGTGACTTGCGATGTCCGAGTCTCCATCAGCAGTTGGGATTAATTAATATGCAGGGGTTGACTGATTTAATTTCTAGTGATGCTCTCGATATAGATATAGAGCGTGTAATTCAGCCCTATTTTTTGGAGAGTAATCTGTTTGTTTTAACATCAGGTTCAACTCCCCCTGACCCGATTAGGATTTTATCATCTCATAGGATGATTAATTTAATCCGAAAACTTGAGCAGGATTTTGATTTGGTGATTTATGATGCACCGCCTATGTTAGGATTAGCAGATGCTAACTTGCTGGCTTCGGAAACCAGTGGTATGGTGTTAGTAGCCAGTTTGGGTCGAATTAATCGTTCGGTTCTGGAAAATGCGATCGCTCAATTAAAAGAACACCCGAACATGAGCGCCCCCATTTTAGGAGTAGTTGCGAACCGTTCTCCTGAAGTTCCCCTCAGTTCTTATAGTTATAGTTTCAGTAATCCTCAATTCCGGCAAAATCCCCGAAATTGGACTCCTCAAAAGGTGAATAGTTCATCATCAATTGTAGGAACAGTTCCGAGAACAAATGCCAGAAAATCATAG
- the ccsB gene encoding c-type cytochrome biogenesis protein CcsB, producing the protein MDLVVLQNQLDNISFAILLITMLIYWVGAAFPQIPTLQGLGTAGMAIANLSIAALLGARWMEAGYFPISNLYESLFFLAWGITAMHLVAENMSGSRLVGVVTAPVAMAIAAFAALKLPAPMQLSEPLVPALKSNWLMMHVSVMMISYATLMVGSLLAIAFLILTRGQAVQLSGSSLGTRISRNHKSSLLEVQTITTSPNALLSTSKPSELAAATNGQGSTALLELVTPSTGQPTSTATLSPQRLSLVETIDNISYRIIGLGFPLLTIGIIAGAVWANEAWGSYWSWDPKETWALITWLVFAAYLHARITRGWQGRKPAILASVGFLVVWVCYLGVNLLGKGLHSYGWFF; encoded by the coding sequence ATGGATCTGGTGGTACTCCAGAATCAGTTAGATAACATTTCATTTGCCATTCTGCTAATCACAATGTTGATTTACTGGGTAGGGGCTGCATTTCCTCAAATACCCACCTTGCAGGGCTTAGGAACGGCTGGTATGGCGATCGCCAACCTGTCCATAGCAGCCCTATTAGGGGCTAGATGGATGGAAGCGGGATATTTTCCCATTAGTAACCTCTACGAGTCCCTATTTTTCCTGGCTTGGGGGATTACCGCCATGCACTTAGTGGCGGAAAACATGAGTGGTAGCCGTTTGGTCGGTGTGGTAACAGCCCCGGTAGCTATGGCGATCGCCGCCTTTGCAGCCCTCAAGCTACCCGCCCCCATGCAACTATCAGAACCTTTAGTCCCAGCCCTAAAGTCCAACTGGTTAATGATGCACGTTAGCGTCATGATGATCAGTTATGCCACCCTGATGGTGGGTTCCCTATTGGCGATCGCCTTTTTAATTCTAACTCGCGGCCAAGCCGTCCAACTTAGTGGCAGTTCCCTGGGGACCAGAATTTCCCGGAATCATAAATCATCCCTTCTGGAAGTACAAACCATTACCACTTCCCCTAATGCTCTGCTATCGACCTCCAAACCTTCAGAATTGGCTGCTGCTACCAACGGTCAAGGTTCTACCGCCCTTCTCGAGTTAGTTACCCCTTCAACAGGCCAACCAACCAGCACCGCCACCCTATCACCCCAACGTCTCAGCCTAGTAGAAACCATTGATAACATCAGCTATCGGATCATCGGTTTAGGTTTTCCCCTACTCACCATTGGCATTATTGCTGGTGCAGTTTGGGCTAATGAGGCTTGGGGTTCTTACTGGAGTTGGGACCCCAAAGAAACCTGGGCTTTAATCACCTGGTTAGTTTTCGCCGCCTATCTCCACGCCCGCATTACCCGAGGATGGCAAGGCAGGAAACCCGCCATTCTAGCTTCTGTAGGATTTTTGGTAGTTTGGGTGTGCTACTTAGGAGTTAACCTATTAGGCAAGGGTCTCCACTCCTATGGTTGGTTCTTCTAA
- a CDS encoding KGK family protein, which yields MNNLTRILDDNDVLHTGSSTLMFQCTFKVSEFLTMMQSKLEEENLFGEGIECELLTPGGPWEKGRFQICLEFVSDNVTSANAIPSVDYGMMGGSDTPEVLPAHIRRQTQRIGMWS from the coding sequence ATGAACAACCTAACTCGTATTTTGGATGATAACGACGTACTCCATACCGGTTCGAGTACCCTCATGTTTCAATGCACCTTCAAGGTCAGCGAATTTCTGACTATGATGCAGTCTAAGTTGGAAGAGGAAAATCTTTTTGGGGAAGGCATTGAGTGCGAACTACTTACCCCCGGCGGCCCCTGGGAAAAGGGTCGGTTTCAAATCTGTTTAGAGTTCGTCAGTGATAATGTTACCAGCGCGAACGCTATCCCATCTGTTGACTATGGCATGATGGGCGGCAGCGATACTCCTGAAGTTTTGCCAGCCCATATTCGACGACAAACCCAAAGAATTGGTATGTGGAGTTAG